Within the Pseudarthrobacter sp. W1I19 genome, the region GGCCGACGACGCCCGCACGGCAGACGTGCCTGACCGCGCCCAAGTGGACGCCGACGCTGGCAGACACCACATAAAGCCGCCTTGCCGTTTCTGCGATTTCGGTGTGCTCTGCGGATTGAAGGGGGACTTTTCATGAACCTGCTGGACAACGTCACCATGGTCTCGGCGAGTGCCGGGACCGGCAAAACGTTCCATCTCACCCAGGTCATCGCCGAAAAGATCGAGGACGGACTGCCTGCCGACGCCGTGATGGCCACAACCTTTACCAAGAAGGCGGCTGGTGAGCTGAAGGAGCGCATCGGGGCGCGGCTTCTGGATCAGTCGGGTTCAGCCTCCTCGTCCGGAGATCTCACGCTGGCCGAGTCATTGCAGCTCGCGGCGCAGCAACTGCCGGCGAGCCTTATCGGGACAGTGAACAGCGTCTGCGGAAAACTGCTTCAGGAGCATGCCATCGATGCAGGGCTCTCCCCGGCACTTGAAGTGATCGGAGAGGAGCAACTTCATGGGATCTTCCACCTGGCCACGGACACCATCCTCGCTGAGCACGGAGCCGATATCCTGCCCATCGCCCGCAGGATGGGCACTGACGGTAACGGAGCCCGGGACGCACAGCCGTGGGAAGAGACTGTTCGCGCGATCGTAGACGCCGCGCGCACCAATCTCCTTGATGCCGACGATCTGGCTGCCTGTGCCGAGCAGTCCTGGCGCGGGCTCCGGGAACTGCTGGACGAGCCGGGCCAGGACGACCGGCAGGTATGGCACCGGGAGTTCATCGAGCGGCGAATCCAGCTCGATACCGTTGCGAGGACGGGAATCGGTCCGGACGGAAAAGCCGCGAAAATCAACACGAAGGCTTTCTGCGAGCAGTACCCCAAGGTGATCCAGAAGCTCGACCAGGCGGTCAACGTCGATGACACACCGTGGGAGATCTGGCGCGGTTTCATCGCGTCCGCCCCTGCCGCGCCGATCAAGTCGATCTTCTGGGACCTGCGGGAACGCATTCATGAGGGACTTCTCTCCAACCCGGCGTTCCACTCCGACTTGGAGCAGTACATCCGGCGCATCTTTGCCTGTGCCAACGAATGCCTCCTGACCTACGCCGAGTTCAAGCGGCTTCACGGGCTCATGGACTTCGTGGACCAGGAGACCCTCGTCCTCCAACTCGCCCGGAACAGCGAGGCCTTCCGCGCATCGTTTGGCCGGCGCATCAGCTTCCTTGTTGTCGACGAGTTCCAGGACACGAGCCCGCTGCAGCTGGAACTCTTCCTCCAGCTCAGCAGCCTGGTGAAAGAGGCCGTGTGGGTAGGCGATCCGAAGCAGTCCATCTACGAATTCCGCGGCACCGACCCGGACCTGATGCAGGCGGTCGTTGACCGCGTGCCAACGAGACAGCAGCTTTCACAGTCCTGGCGGTCCCACCAGGCCGTCGTCGAGCTGTCCAACGCTGTCTTCGAGCCGGTATTCGCCCAGCACGGCATGGCTTACGACACCGTGCACCTCGAGCTGCCGGAGGATCACAAAGACTGGTCACCCGGAAGCCTCGAGGCCTGGACGCGTCCGCAAAGCAACGATGGCGAGCGCTTGCGTGCCACGGCGGCCGGCGTTGCTGAGTTCCTGGCACGCCGCACAGAGTTAAGCCCGGGAGACGTTGCTGTGTTGACCCGGTCCAACGCCGATGTCGAGGCGCTCTCCGCGGCCCTTGACGGCTTGGGTATCCGGGCAAGCCGCAATCCGCGCAAGCTTGCCGACGCCCGTGAAATCCAGTTGGCCCGCGCAGGAATGGCTTATGTGGCGGACGGCTACGACACGGTGGCACTCACCGAGATTGTGGCCCTCCACCCCGGTCATTCTGCGAACCTGACATGGCAGCGGGAACTGCTGTCCGCCGTCGAGCCCTCAACGGTGCTGGACCGCTGGAGAACGGAACCATTGCTGACAGCGCTGGATGCGCTGCGCACGCAGGCCAAGACGGCAACGCCGACCGAAATCTTCGAAGCGGTGGTCGGTGCGCTGGGACTTCCGCGGCTGATCAAGTCCTGGTCCGCGCCGGCGACACGACTGCGCAATCTCGACGCTTTCCGCGGCGCCCTTGAGGACTACTACGAGCGTTGCCTGGCGCTCCGCTCGCCCGCCACCTTGCGGGGATTCCTGACGTTCTTCGGTGCGGAGCAGCAGCAGTCGGCTGAGAACGCCGGCCCGGACGTCGTCAACGTCCTCACCTACCACAAAGCCAAGGGGCTGGAGTGGCCTGTGGTGGTCATGGAAGCACTGGACAAGGACCTGCGCTTCGCGGCGTTCGGTGCCGCCGTGGAACAGGACGGAACGCTTGATCTTGAGCAGCCCCTCGCCGGACGCTGGATCCGCTTCTGGCCTAGCCCTTTCCCCTACTCCGGCTCTCCGCTGGATGCCCGCGGCAAGGAGAGCCAGGTGGCCTTGAACGCCGAGGAGCGCGAGCGGCGGAACGTGGCACGGCTGATGTACGTCGGAATGACCCGAGCTGTGGAGACCAATGTGCTGACGGGCAAGGGAAACGTCCCCGGTCTGCTGAACAATCTCGGCGTCGAATCCCTTCTGTCCTGGTCTGCAACCGAGGAACCCGAAGCCCGGGACTCCGGGGCGGACCTGTTCGAGGACCCTGAGTCGCCAAGCGCCTCTGGGACGCTGAAGGTTGCCGGCGACGGCGTCTTTCCGGCCCGGGTTGCGACACTCGAACCGGCGGAGCAGACTGCGGCCGTACCCGCAGTGGCCGCACAGTTCACCGACGCGCCGAGTCAAGTACCCCCCGTCGCGTATCTTCCGGCGCGTCTGACCGCCAGCTCCGAGGGTTCCGGCGCGGACAAGGCAATCGTGTCCTTGGCTGCCGAACTTGGCTCTCGGCTCGCCGAGCATGGTGCGGACGAATGGGGCGCCGTGGGAAGCGCGGTCCATGCGTACCTCGGCACCGAATACGGTGCTCTGGACGGCGGGCAGCAGCTGAATCTTTCGGAAAGAATTATCGGGCGTTGGAAAGTCGGACATCTGGTCACGCCTGAGCTCCTCGTGACATCAGGAACCCGCCTAGAGGAGTACCTGGACTCAGAGTTCCCCGCCTGGGTCAGGCACCGTGAGGCCGCTATTGGCTGGCGCCCGGACAACAGAGTAATGGAGGGGTGGATAGACCTTTTGCTGGAGGGGCCGGAAGGATTCGTGCTTGTCGATCACAAGACGTATCCGGGCAGCGATCCCGAAGCACATGTGCGGGAAAAGTACCTTGGCCAGATGGCGGCGTACCGGAATGCGATTCTCGCTGCGACGGGAAAACCTGTGTTGCGGACGCTAATCCACTTTCCGGCATTGGGCAGTGTTTACGAGGTAAGCGAGGCGTAGAACCCGGGTGCGGTCACCACCAGTAATGACCGCACCCGCCGTTCTGGCAGGCCCATTTCGGAACACCGAGTTCTGTCTTACCGGTCCGCGGGTAGTAGCGCTCTTCAGTGAGTACGACGCAGCCTGCGAACTCCGCTTTCGGGTACTGTTCCCTCGCATCGGGCATAACCATGCCGTAGATGATGCGCCAAGACTCATGCCCGCAAACCGGACACTTCCTTGTCGCAGTTCTTTTCCTTGTCGCGCCGTCATTAGCCATACGAGCAATATAAAGGCTGTCGTGGGCATTTCCCCGACTTACAAAAAGTTCTTATCGCCAAGCGTTTTTTGTAATCAGCCGGTCCGTTTGGCACTGTCACTGTTCTGGGGCACAGCTTTGAGGTCGGCGTCCACGGCCTGGACAGATCTACATCACGCTCCTTCGCGCGGAGACACTACGATCAGTGCAGGTCAGGGCCGCCCGCCTCGACGATCTCACCGAGCACGCTGATAGGTTCGTCGGAGTCGTCTAGGCCGGATTGGTCGTCGTAAGGAAGCCATCCTTGTGATTCCCCCTCTTCAAGGTGCGGGTACTTTTCAAGGAGAAACCGCCGACGGTACGCGATATTGGCGGCGTCAAAGATCCCTTCCAAAGTGGTCCAGTTAAGGGTCCCGCCCACGAGAATTCCTGCAACGGGAACAACCTTGCCAAGCCCCTGCTTTGTAAGGCGAACGCCGAATGCCTTCGCGAATTGCTTCGAGACCTGCGAGACGATCGATCTATCCAGAACTTCCCACGTCTTTTTGCGGACAAGAGCTTGGGTGAGGCGTGAAATGTCGGCCAGTGCGGCAGACTTCGCACCGGCGGACACAGCCGTTCCGGCATTGACGACAGACATGATGAAGAGCTTTTCAGCAGGTTCTTCCGGATCGTAGCCGTAGTGCAACGACACTTCGCCGACGCAGCGGGACCCAAGCGCCAGAACTAATGCGGCGTCGCCAACGAAGGCGCCGGCGATTACGGCACCCGAAGGTGCTGCCGCAGCACCACCAGTGAGGGGGACTGCAAGTTCCCCGCCGGAGATCGCCAGTCCTGCACCGGCTCCAGAAAGTGCAGCAGCAAGCGGATATCCCCAGCTCGCCCCTCGTCCACGAACAGCGTCGATCTGCTCGAGGTCCAAACGTCGCAGGTCGGAAAGGTTACTGACGGCATGCTTTCGCTTCTTGTGCTTCGCTACCACTTGCTTTGGTGAGAGTCCTGCCCTTGAGACCCGAGCCACCGATTTGCGCATCGATGTAAATGCAGCGCCGCTCCAATCGGAAATTCCATCCGGAATGGCCTCGGCCGCTTTTCGAGCCCCGGTGCCGAGCGCGTGAGCTCCCCTGGAAACGAGCTCCTGTCCCCGGACAACGGTAGCTTGAGCTCTTGGCCTTTCCTCCAAATACTGCGTAGCGCGTTCACCGATCTTCTCAGCGCCGATGGCCACCTGCTCGCCCGCATTTCGTATCGCCTGTGAGAGCGGTCGGCCCTTGAACCGCTGGATGTTGTGCCATGCTTCGAGCTCGTACGTCGAGGGTTCTGTCATGCCGCAATTATGCCTTCACGTAGCAGTGAACGCAGTCCGACACGATGGCAACCGGAAAGCGACCCACGAGCAGTACGAGCCACAGGTATATAAGAGCATCGGACTTCATCCATGAAGACATGTAATTCTTGAATATTTTGATGATCAATCTTGAGTCATTGCTGAGCAAGGGCAGTTAGATTGGTCTTACGGTTCACAAGGTTGGTAGCCAAGAGTACCGAACAGCAAGGCCCTTGCTCACTCAGCGAGGGCCTTGCACGTTTCCGACGCGGTGCAAGGGCGGCGGGCACTTATCGTCTCCGTTTATACCGGCCCGTTGGTCTTAGCCGGTAAGACGGTGACGGGGCGGCTGCCTGGGTTCGCAGGTCTCGCCGAGGGCATTACCCCTAAAGACGCCGCTGCCGGAACATCGGAAACGACTCCCGCACCCGCTCCACCGTCTCCAGCGAAACCTTCACCGCCAGCACCCCAGGCTCCAGCCCAAGATCCGCCTCGACAACCCCCATTGGATGGACCAGCACGCTCCGGCCGACAGACACCGGCGGCGCCTGGCACACCCCGGCCACGTACAAACTGTTCTCGATCGCCCGCGCGGCGTTCAAGGCGAGCCACTGCTCCGTTTTGTGCTCGCCCGGCACCCAGGACGAGCAGACCAGCAGAACCTGCGCGCCGGCGTCGGCCAGCGACCTGGCCAGTTCCGGGAACCGCAGGTCGTAGCAGGTCATCAGCCCGAACCGCACTCCCCCGTGCTCGAACACCACCGGGTCCGTGGACGGTCCGGGCTTGATGAACGTGGACTCCCCGAAGCCCTGCGCGTCGAAAAGGTGGATTTTCCGGTAGGAAGCCAGCGGGCCGCCGTCGGGCCCAAACGCCACCAGCGTGTTGTACGCCCTGCCCGGCTCGTCGGAGGTTTCCACCACGCCCGCCACCAGCGCGATGCTGTGGCGGCGGGCAATGGCGGCGAGCTCCGTGCAGACGGGGCCGTCCAGCGGCTCGGCCACCGCGGGAAAGGTCGCGTCCACCTTCTTCTTCTCGTAGGTGGCGTACTCCGGGAAGGCGACCAGCGCGGCGCCGTCGTGGGCTGCTTCTGCGGCGAACCGGTCGATCGCGGCGAGGTTGGCCCGGATGTCGGCGCCCGACTCCAGCTGCCCCAGCGCTATCCTCACAAGAAGTTCCTTCCCTCGGCCCAGCGGCCAAACAACCACGCTGACCAGAACTCAGGCCGCGGCCTCGACCGTCGCCTTCTCGGTCGCCGTCATCTCCGGCGGCGCTGCCTTGAACCCGCGGGTGATCAGGGCCAGGACCAGCACGCCCAGCACCAGCCAGGACACTCCCAGCGTAATGGCGTTGCTGTCCAGCTGGGAGAGCAGGTAGGCGCAAATGATCGCGCCAATCACCGGGACCACCACGTAGGACACCGGGTTCAGCTGCTGCCCGGCCCGGCGCTGGCGCACGTAGTGGAACACCACCGAGGCGTTCACCAGCGTGAAGGCGGTGAAGGCGCCGAAGTTGATGAACGACGTCGACGTGGCCACGTCCAGGAAGATCGCGATCAGGCCGATGATGCCGGTGATCACCAGATTCACCACAGGGGTGTGGAACTTCTCGCTGAGCTTGCCGAAGACGGCCTTGGGCAGGACGGAGTCGCGGCCCATCGCGTACATCAGGCGGGAGGCGCTGGCCTGGGCGGCGAGGCCGGAAGCGAACTGTGCCACCACCAGGCCGGCCAGGAACACGGCGCCGAACAGCTGCCCGCCGATCTGCAGGGCGATGGAGCTGGCCGCGGACGCGGAGTCCTCGAACACGCCGCCGGGGTGGACCAGCTGGGTAACGTAGGACACGGCCACGAAGATGCCGCCGCCGATCAGCGCCACGAGCATGATGGCGCGCGGCATGGTCTTGCGCGGGTTGACGGTCTCCTCGGTGAGGGTGGTGACGGCGTCGAACCCCAGGAAGGAGTACGCGGCGATGGCCGCGCCGGCGGAGATGGTGGCGAAGCTGGAGGTGCCGTTGACGAACGGCTGGCTGCTCACCAGTCCCCCGGCGCCGGCGGTGGACACCACGTTGCCGATGGACAGCGCCACGAAGAACACGATGACCAGCAGCTGGAACGCCATCAGCACGTAGTTGGCCTTGTCCGCCACCTTGATGCCCAGGATGTTCAGCAGCGTGGTGATCACGATGAAGCCCACGATCCAGAGCCCGATGGGGATGCCGGGGAACTGCGCGCTCAGGTACGAGCCGCCGATCAGCCAGATGACCATGGGCAGGAACAGGTAGTCCAGCAGGATGGCCCAGCCCACCAGGAAGCCCACCCGGGGATCGATGGAGCGGCGCACGTAGGTGTACGCGGAGCCGGCCACGGGGTAGGCGATGGCCATCCTGCCGTAGCTGTGCGCGGTGAACAGCATGGCGATCAGCGCCACCAGGTAGGCGGCCGGCGAGGCGCCGCCGGTGGCTTCGGCGATGATCCCGAAGATCCCCAGGACGATCAGCGGGGTGAGGTATGCCAGGCCGAACAAGACCAGCGAGGGCAGTTTCAGCGTGCGGGTGAGGGTTGTTGTCACGGTGTTTCCTTAGGGCTTGTAGGACGGCGGTGTCCAGGTGGCCGGATTGATCCGGCCTTGGTAGACGGAAAGTTCGACGGCGGGCTCCCCCTCGCGGAACTGCGACCAGGGGCGGTTGAGGTTCTCCGTGCCATGCGTGCGGACGCGGTCGACGGCGGCCAGGTCCAGTTCCGCGGTGAGCAGCTGCGGCTGATCGTCCGGTGCCTCGGCGAGAGTGTTGCCCTCCGGGTCCACGATGATGCTTTGGCCCCTGCCGGTGGGGCCGGCGCAGTTGACGCTGACCATGAACACCTGGTTCACGATGGCGTTGGCCTTGGCGAGGATGAGCTCCTGCCTGCGGTCCGGCGTCGTGGTTTTGACGACGTTGAGGATCACCTCGGCGCCCATCCAGGCGAGCTGGCGGGACACCTCGGGGTACCAGGCGTCGTAGCAGATGTTCAGGCCCACCCTGCCGATGCCGGGCAGGTCCACGGTGGTGAACCGGTCGCCGGGATCGTACGGCTCGAACGGGCGCCAGGGGAAGATCTTCCGGTAGTACCCGGCGAGCTCCCCCTCCGGGGAGAGGACCAGCTGGGTGTTGAACAGCTGCCCTTCCGGGCCGCGTTCGCAGACGCTGCCGGGGACCAGCCAGATGTTGAGGTCTTTCGCTAGCTGTTTCAGTTCTTTGACCCTTGGGCCGTCCAGCGGTTCGGCGGATTCTTGAAGGATTTCCGTGCGCTGCAGGTCCGGGTTTTCGTCGCCGAACAGGTGCAGCTCGGGGAAGACCACCAGCTTGCTGTGCGGCTGGGCTTCGAGTGCTGCTTTGACCTCGTCAGCGAAGGCCGAGACGGGTTCGCCGATGAGCCGTGGCCTTGCCTGGGCTGCGACGAGGGGAAGGATGCGTTGCATGTTTTTCTCCACTTTGGGGTGTGATCCGGGTTATATTAGATCAGAATGATCCAATAAAGGGAAGGGGGCCGGTGTGGGCCGTAAAGTAGCGGTTATGACGGATCGGCTGGAGGACACCGCCGAGCCCTCACGCCTGAGTGCCGGCAGGATGCCCGGGATGGAGCGGCGGAGCGCCATGGATGCGGTCCGGATGCGGATCGGGATGGCGATTTCCCTCGGTTTGCTGAAGCCGGGTGAACGGTTGCCGGACCAGGAGGACGTGGCGCTTGGTCTTTCGGTCAGCCCGATTACGGCCCGCCGTGCGCTGGCGAGCCTGGCGGAGCAGGGTGTTGTGGTGCGCCGGCGCGGCCGGGCCGGCGGAACCTTTGTTGCTGATTCGCCGCCTACGGATGTCTTGGCCGAACTTTCAGCGTCCCCTGCGGAATCCCAGGCCGTGAACCGGCTGGTGGACCGGAGGCTTTTGTTCGAATGCGCGGTGACCCATTATGCGGCAGTTAATGCCACGCCTGAGCAGCTGGATGAGTTGGAGCGGCTGACGCGCGAGATGGCGGAGTCCACAGACTGGTCCTACTATCACCGGATGGACGAGCAGTTCCATCAGCTGGTGGGCACCGCGTCCTGCCTGGACTCCGCCGTCGGGGTCTACCACGAGACTCTTGCGGAACTGTACGACTACTTCATCCCCTACCCGATCGAGAAGCTGCACAGATCCAACCACGACCACATCGCTTTGGTGGCCGCCCTCCGGGCTGGTCATGTCGAGGAAGCGGTGGAGCTCGCCCGGAAGCACGTGGACATCCTCCACGGGACGATGTTTATGGGGCTGACGCAGGGCGGACGTCCGTAGCGCCCAGTGCAGGAACGTAGCAACTTCTAGCGCGTGCCCTGCCTTATGCGTCAGTCGTTCCCCGAGCCTCCCTGTAGAAAGCAAGTATGTACGGCAGGATTGAACCGTGGACGACTTCATGATCAGCGCTGAAGAAGCCGCTGCCAATATTGGGATGAATCCGAAAACGTTACGACAAAGGCTTCGTGATGAACGGCCTCCAGGCGCCCGACAGTTCCCTCCGCAGCATGGAGGAAACTGGTTTCTCAGGCCGAGTTACGTAGAACAACTCGCCGCCGAGCGCGGACGGCGTATTCCGAAACCGCCGTCACCTCCCGCTATCCCACCCATTCCAACCCATCTGCCGACAGTTGAAAAGCCCAGTCTTCACCCTGCTCCCGTCCGTGCAGTCGCCACCCCCAGTCATGGAACTTGGTCCGAATGGACCCCGTTTGACGATGCCCTTAAAGTCGCACCGCGATTTCCCGGCGTTTAGATGTTCCGGATCGCAGCGGAACCTCATCGCGGCCCTGTCTACATAGGCATGGCGGGAGAAAGGAAGGGCAATGGGCTCCGTGGCCGACTGGCAATCTACGCAAGCGGCAAGGGAGCCGGCTCCGGGTTGGGAGAGCATGCTTTCGACAGGGCATTGGAAGACCCGAAGTGGCTCCAAGCACGGCTGGACGAAGCTCATGCAGGCACTCCCATGAGGGCGAAGGAAGCAGCGCGTTCAGCAATTGACCATGCAGGACTGGAAGTGCGCTGGCAGACGCTTGAGACCAGAGCCCAGGCCCTTCAGGTGGAAGCTCAACTGATCAACGAATACAGGAATCAGCTCTGGAACCGCTGATACGACAGACAACTCCGCCGGTCACTTACCGCGCCCTCCTGAGCCTTTATCAGCTGCCCAAGTGCCATGAATAGCTGGCATCGTTCCAGTTGACAGTTGCCGAAAAGCGGTAGCCTGAGGATGACCCGTCAGCTTCGGTCTTGTTGACTGCGATGCATTGGAAGGTCCCGGTGATGGCCGTCAAGTCATCGGACGAACCTCCACCAAGAGGGGTGCAGGATGCCCGGGTGATTGGCCCCTCGAGGACTCCTTTGGCGACACGGGACTCGGCGTCCTTCAGGATGGAATCTTCTAGGGATGTCACTATCAGCTTCCGCTGGGCGCGTTTGGTTGCATCTGCTGCCTGTTTGGCAGCGGCCGCGGCCTGGGATGCCCGCGTAGCTTCCGCCTGACGTTTGTTTTCCGCTTCGGCCGCCGACGCTGCCGCAGCCTTCTCTGCATTGACCTGGTTTGCGTGCTGAATATTAAGTGAAATGGCAATCCCGGCTACCGCAATAATGAGAACGGCTGCAGCTATAGCCACGAGGCGCTTATTCACATTGGCGAAACGCCGTCGCGCGACATATGGCGTGCCACAACTCGGGCAGTAACCACCGACGGTCAGACTTTGCACACTGCATTTAGGGCAGACCTTTGTCTGTGGCTCTAGGGAATCCGTTGAGTTTGGCGTTCCGGCAGGGAAGGCGGTGTTGCTGCCGGAGACATCTTCCTCAGGCTCCTCCGGACGAGGCGGACCGCCCTGAGGTGAATTGTTAGTTGCTGAAGTCGTCACAGTGCATCTCCCTTTGCCCGGTTTCTGAATCAGTCAGGTAGGAAGTCAGGCGGAGGCCGGCAAGGTGAGCGGGGCTGGTGCGACTTTTCGGTTGAACTCGTGCTGCACTATGGCTGAACCGATGGTCCCGAGAAGGAGCATCAGCCAAAAAGCAGCATGACGTCCGAGACCACGACGCGTGAAGGCTTCGACTCCCACAGAGTATTTCCATAGCCAAACGATGTTGGCGATAGGCAGGACCAGCAACCAAGCGGTGGGTATGCCCGTGCCGTACTTATTCATTTCGTTCTTCGTTTTAACACTCCAAACCAAGGAGTAGATACCGAAAGTGACGAGAGGCAAAAGTAGGGGAGCTGCGATGCTGCGGTATTTCATAATTCTCCTAGGTACGTTTTATGAACTCTCGGAGTAATACCGTCGGCGCAACACAGCGTCGTAGATTTCCCCCGAAAGAGACGGTATCCGACGGCCGTTATGCGGATCGGCGAATCTGCGCAAATCTTGAGGTGATCCTGCGGGAAACGTCATATTGAAGAGTCGCAGTGACTTTTTCCTTGAGCGCGAGATGGCCGCTCCTCATCCCTCGGGCCTGGATACGTGGCATTCAACTCGCGCCCTCGTTGCGTGCCTTTCGTACTTGCGTTGCTTCAGCCGCCGTTTTTGCCCTTCACCGCGGTGGAAGTTAGTGGGATATGCTTCCTCCAGTTGTGACAGAAGTTATATTGGGGGCATATGTGAATTCGAAGACGCCACTGAAGTTCGGGGCCACACTCGTGGAGTTGATCCGGGCCAGGCACCCGATCCTTCTCGTCGAGACCCACGAAGGTGACAGGGTAGTCGCCGCGGCGGAAGCCGTCGCGGTCAGCCCGGACATTCGTCGTCAGCGGAGGGTCGTCACTTACACCGTTTCGAGGGGACTGCACGCCCCCGGTCAGATGACGGGAAAGCCCACGGCTCCCGACGCTGCCCTAGCAGAAGCGATAAAGACTCAAGAGCCGACCATATTCGTCTTCTTCGATCTGCACCACTTCCTAGGATCGCAGGGACGCCCAGCCGAGGCCACCATGGTGCGTGCAGTGCAGGACGCAGCGACTGCGTTTCGCACGGGAGAAGTCCCGCATACTCTCATCATCGTTTCACCGGGAATGACGCTTCCGCCTGACCTGGAAAAGGAAGTCACTGTTGTTGACCTTCCTTTGCCTACAGCAGGGGAAATCGAGGGTGTTCTGGATGAGATAGTCAACGCGAACGCGGCATCGATCGTCGTTGATCTGAGCACGGATGAACGTCAGAGGCTCATCCAAGCAGCACAGGGCCTCACGCTTGGCGAGGCAGAAAATGCCTTCGCACGCGCCATCGCTTCGGACCGTCGACTGGACGCTTCTG harbors:
- a CDS encoding exodeoxyribonuclease V subunit beta codes for the protein MNLLDNVTMVSASAGTGKTFHLTQVIAEKIEDGLPADAVMATTFTKKAAGELKERIGARLLDQSGSASSSGDLTLAESLQLAAQQLPASLIGTVNSVCGKLLQEHAIDAGLSPALEVIGEEQLHGIFHLATDTILAEHGADILPIARRMGTDGNGARDAQPWEETVRAIVDAARTNLLDADDLAACAEQSWRGLRELLDEPGQDDRQVWHREFIERRIQLDTVARTGIGPDGKAAKINTKAFCEQYPKVIQKLDQAVNVDDTPWEIWRGFIASAPAAPIKSIFWDLRERIHEGLLSNPAFHSDLEQYIRRIFACANECLLTYAEFKRLHGLMDFVDQETLVLQLARNSEAFRASFGRRISFLVVDEFQDTSPLQLELFLQLSSLVKEAVWVGDPKQSIYEFRGTDPDLMQAVVDRVPTRQQLSQSWRSHQAVVELSNAVFEPVFAQHGMAYDTVHLELPEDHKDWSPGSLEAWTRPQSNDGERLRATAAGVAEFLARRTELSPGDVAVLTRSNADVEALSAALDGLGIRASRNPRKLADAREIQLARAGMAYVADGYDTVALTEIVALHPGHSANLTWQRELLSAVEPSTVLDRWRTEPLLTALDALRTQAKTATPTEIFEAVVGALGLPRLIKSWSAPATRLRNLDAFRGALEDYYERCLALRSPATLRGFLTFFGAEQQQSAENAGPDVVNVLTYHKAKGLEWPVVVMEALDKDLRFAAFGAAVEQDGTLDLEQPLAGRWIRFWPSPFPYSGSPLDARGKESQVALNAEERERRNVARLMYVGMTRAVETNVLTGKGNVPGLLNNLGVESLLSWSATEEPEARDSGADLFEDPESPSASGTLKVAGDGVFPARVATLEPAEQTAAVPAVAAQFTDAPSQVPPVAYLPARLTASSEGSGADKAIVSLAAELGSRLAEHGADEWGAVGSAVHAYLGTEYGALDGGQQLNLSERIIGRWKVGHLVTPELLVTSGTRLEEYLDSEFPAWVRHREAAIGWRPDNRVMEGWIDLLLEGPEGFVLVDHKTYPGSDPEAHVREKYLGQMAAYRNAILAATGKPVLRTLIHFPALGSVYEVSEA
- a CDS encoding EcsC family protein, which encodes MTEPSTYELEAWHNIQRFKGRPLSQAIRNAGEQVAIGAEKIGERATQYLEERPRAQATVVRGQELVSRGAHALGTGARKAAEAIPDGISDWSGAAFTSMRKSVARVSRAGLSPKQVVAKHKKRKHAVSNLSDLRRLDLEQIDAVRGRGASWGYPLAAALSGAGAGLAISGGELAVPLTGGAAAAPSGAVIAGAFVGDAALVLALGSRCVGEVSLHYGYDPEEPAEKLFIMSVVNAGTAVSAGAKSAALADISRLTQALVRKKTWEVLDRSIVSQVSKQFAKAFGVRLTKQGLGKVVPVAGILVGGTLNWTTLEGIFDAANIAYRRRFLLEKYPHLEEGESQGWLPYDDQSGLDDSDEPISVLGEIVEAGGPDLH
- a CDS encoding carbon-nitrogen hydrolase family protein; this translates as MRIALGQLESGADIRANLAAIDRFAAEAAHDGAALVAFPEYATYEKKKVDATFPAVAEPLDGPVCTELAAIARRHSIALVAGVVETSDEPGRAYNTLVAFGPDGGPLASYRKIHLFDAQGFGESTFIKPGPSTDPVVFEHGGVRFGLMTCYDLRFPELARSLADAGAQVLLVCSSWVPGEHKTEQWLALNAARAIENSLYVAGVCQAPPVSVGRSVLVHPMGVVEADLGLEPGVLAVKVSLETVERVRESFPMFRQRRL
- a CDS encoding APC family permease, producing the protein MTTTLTRTLKLPSLVLFGLAYLTPLIVLGIFGIIAEATGGASPAAYLVALIAMLFTAHSYGRMAIAYPVAGSAYTYVRRSIDPRVGFLVGWAILLDYLFLPMVIWLIGGSYLSAQFPGIPIGLWIVGFIVITTLLNILGIKVADKANYVLMAFQLLVIVFFVALSIGNVVSTAGAGGLVSSQPFVNGTSSFATISAGAAIAAYSFLGFDAVTTLTEETVNPRKTMPRAIMLVALIGGGIFVAVSYVTQLVHPGGVFEDSASAASSIALQIGGQLFGAVFLAGLVVAQFASGLAAQASASRLMYAMGRDSVLPKAVFGKLSEKFHTPVVNLVITGIIGLIAIFLDVATSTSFINFGAFTAFTLVNASVVFHYVRQRRAGQQLNPVSYVVVPVIGAIICAYLLSQLDSNAITLGVSWLVLGVLVLALITRGFKAAPPEMTATEKATVEAAA
- a CDS encoding carbon-nitrogen hydrolase family protein — encoded protein: MQRILPLVAAQARPRLIGEPVSAFADEVKAALEAQPHSKLVVFPELHLFGDENPDLQRTEILQESAEPLDGPRVKELKQLAKDLNIWLVPGSVCERGPEGQLFNTQLVLSPEGELAGYYRKIFPWRPFEPYDPGDRFTTVDLPGIGRVGLNICYDAWYPEVSRQLAWMGAEVILNVVKTTTPDRRQELILAKANAIVNQVFMVSVNCAGPTGRGQSIIVDPEGNTLAEAPDDQPQLLTAELDLAAVDRVRTHGTENLNRPWSQFREGEPAVELSVYQGRINPATWTPPSYKP
- a CDS encoding FadR/GntR family transcriptional regulator, with the translated sequence MTDRLEDTAEPSRLSAGRMPGMERRSAMDAVRMRIGMAISLGLLKPGERLPDQEDVALGLSVSPITARRALASLAEQGVVVRRRGRAGGTFVADSPPTDVLAELSASPAESQAVNRLVDRRLLFECAVTHYAAVNATPEQLDELERLTREMAESTDWSYYHRMDEQFHQLVGTASCLDSAVGVYHETLAELYDYFIPYPIEKLHRSNHDHIALVAALRAGHVEEAVELARKHVDILHGTMFMGLTQGGRP
- a CDS encoding DUF4234 domain-containing protein, whose protein sequence is MKYRSIAAPLLLPLVTFGIYSLVWSVKTKNEMNKYGTGIPTAWLLVLPIANIVWLWKYSVGVEAFTRRGLGRHAAFWLMLLLGTIGSAIVQHEFNRKVAPAPLTLPASA